One part of the Bradyrhizobium sp. CB1650 genome encodes these proteins:
- a CDS encoding LysR family transcriptional regulator encodes MEMHQVRYFLAVSQLLNFTRAAEECNVTQPSLTRAIKQLEAELGGDLFRRERPAAQLTELGQRMHPLLKQCFDAAVGARSLASSFKSGEIGALRIALTHSVDIALLIPHLREIKRQFNRLELRFLRGSSREVGDFLKKGEAELGIAADIDEAWERLDIWPLFTETFELVVNREHRLAERSTIELDDLRSEQLLSRTFCEHSRRISASLREHGIDVDRGQEIASEHDLIELVEADIGVAMVPHTSPVPETLKRTAVAGLDARRTVSLYGVAGRQRTAVANAVMRLLRGADWRAIAG; translated from the coding sequence ATGGAAATGCATCAGGTCCGCTATTTCCTCGCGGTGTCGCAGCTATTGAACTTCACGCGCGCGGCCGAAGAATGCAACGTGACGCAGCCTTCGCTGACGCGTGCGATCAAGCAGCTCGAGGCCGAGCTCGGCGGCGACCTGTTCCGCCGCGAACGGCCGGCGGCTCAGTTGACCGAGCTCGGCCAGCGTATGCATCCGCTTCTGAAGCAGTGCTTTGACGCGGCCGTCGGCGCACGCTCGCTCGCCTCCTCGTTCAAGAGCGGAGAGATCGGTGCACTGCGCATCGCGCTGACGCACTCGGTCGATATCGCCCTGCTCATCCCCCATCTCAGAGAGATCAAGCGGCAGTTCAACCGGCTCGAACTCCGCTTCTTGCGGGGCTCGAGCCGCGAGGTCGGCGATTTCCTGAAGAAGGGCGAAGCTGAGCTTGGCATCGCCGCCGATATCGACGAGGCCTGGGAGCGCCTCGACATCTGGCCGTTGTTCACCGAGACATTCGAGCTCGTCGTCAACCGGGAGCATCGACTGGCCGAGCGCAGCACGATCGAACTCGACGATTTGCGCTCGGAACAATTGCTCAGCCGAACCTTCTGCGAGCATTCCCGACGCATTTCCGCGAGCCTGCGCGAGCACGGGATCGATGTCGATCGTGGCCAGGAGATTGCGAGCGAGCACGATCTGATCGAGCTTGTGGAAGCCGATATCGGCGTCGCGATGGTGCCGCATACCTCACCCGTGCCGGAGACGCTGAAGCGAACCGCGGTCGCAGGACTGGACGCCCGCCGCACCGTCAGCCTCTATGGCGTCGCCGGCCGCCAGCGCACGGCGGTGGCCAACGCCGTCATGCGCCTGCTGCGCGGCGCGGACTGGCGAGCGATTGCGGGGTAG
- a CDS encoding peroxiredoxin-like family protein — translation MTSLSPADAERLGLAFQRCREMAGTLNEQLRAYADASREVFPAYGQAVDRLVARLNGNGGGETAPRPGDAMPPFMLPDESGRLITLPALLEHGPVAVMFFRGHWCPYCRLNVGAVAQAQDRIRAMGAQIVAIMPETQEFTGTFKSESGAPFPVLTDLDNGYALSLNLAIWLGAEIQELLSYHDMARFHGNDGWMLPIPAVFVVGRDGIIKARFVDPDFRKRMEIDDLLAALEAASSRL, via the coding sequence ATGACGTCTCTCTCACCAGCCGACGCCGAGCGGCTCGGGCTTGCCTTCCAGCGCTGCCGCGAGATGGCAGGCACGCTGAACGAACAGCTCCGCGCCTATGCCGACGCCAGCCGCGAGGTGTTCCCGGCCTATGGCCAGGCGGTCGATCGCCTGGTGGCGAGGCTGAATGGGAACGGTGGCGGCGAGACCGCGCCGCGACCGGGCGATGCGATGCCTCCGTTCATGCTGCCGGACGAGAGCGGCCGTCTCATCACGTTGCCCGCACTGCTGGAGCACGGTCCGGTCGCCGTGATGTTCTTTCGCGGCCATTGGTGCCCTTATTGCCGGCTCAATGTCGGCGCGGTGGCCCAGGCCCAGGACCGCATCAGAGCGATGGGTGCGCAGATCGTCGCGATCATGCCGGAGACGCAGGAGTTCACCGGGACGTTCAAGTCCGAGTCCGGAGCGCCATTTCCGGTGTTGACCGATCTGGACAACGGCTATGCACTTTCGCTCAACCTCGCGATCTGGCTCGGCGCGGAGATTCAGGAGCTCTTGTCCTATCATGACATGGCGAGGTTTCACGGCAATGATGGCTGGATGCTGCCGATCCCGGCCGTGTTCGTCGTCGGCCGCGACGGCATCATAAAGGCCCGCTTCGTCGACCCGGATTTTCGCAAGCGAATGGAGATCGATGATTTGCTTGCAGCGCTCGAAGCTGCGAGCAGTAGACTGTAA
- a CDS encoding cupin domain-containing protein gives MFTHLTSSRAAVWAGLAIAGALVVPAQAARAGECPADKIKPNARQMVDYKPVGVADVTLGSIDLEKQPANIRDRELRFRKLTIEPGGIVPWHSHDDRPALIFVQQGEIVEYASNCIDPIVHKAGDLRPEVYGTSHWWKNLGKETVILYVGDVRRDPHDHNM, from the coding sequence ATGTTCACGCATCTCACATCGTCCCGCGCGGCCGTCTGGGCAGGCCTTGCCATCGCCGGCGCACTCGTGGTCCCGGCGCAAGCAGCGCGCGCCGGCGAATGCCCGGCCGACAAGATCAAGCCGAATGCACGGCAGATGGTCGACTACAAGCCCGTCGGCGTCGCCGACGTGACGCTCGGCTCGATCGACCTCGAAAAGCAGCCCGCCAACATCAGGGATCGCGAGCTGCGCTTCCGCAAGCTGACGATCGAGCCCGGCGGCATCGTGCCCTGGCACAGCCACGACGACCGCCCTGCCCTGATCTTCGTGCAGCAGGGTGAGATCGTCGAATACGCCTCCAACTGCATCGATCCGATCGTGCACAAGGCCGGCGATCTCCGTCCCGAGGTCTACGGCACCTCGCACTGGTGGAAGAACCTCGGCAAGGAGACCGTGATCCTCTACGTCGGCGACGTCCGCAGGGATCCGCACGACCACAACATGTGA
- a CDS encoding MFS transporter: MTDLSARIRPAAMGMSERSPNVALRSLVIGLTAFLTVVDLFATQAILPSLTRHYGVTPAAMGFAVNASTFGMATASLMVGFFSPRIDRRLGILLSLTLLAIPTSLLAWAPNLAVFTGLRVIQGLCMASAFALTLAYLGEQCSATDAGGAFAAYITGNVASNLVGRLMSAAVADNLGLAWNFYVFAALNLAGAVLVYFTIARVEPMETMAPTASPLEAASMHWRNPRLRAAYGLGFCILFAFIGTFTFVNFVLVRPPLSLGMMDLGLVYLVFLPSVVTTLLAGRAAARIGTRPTIWAALGVAAIGLPLMLTAHLAGVLAGMVLVGVGTFFAQAAATGFVGQAAADNRGVASGTYLACYFCGGLAGTAVLGRLFDSWGWPACVAGIGAALAIAALLTFALKSDR; encoded by the coding sequence ATGACCGATCTGTCTGCACGCATAAGGCCCGCCGCAATGGGAATGAGCGAACGCTCACCAAACGTTGCACTCCGCTCTCTCGTGATCGGTCTCACCGCATTCCTCACCGTGGTCGACCTGTTCGCCACGCAGGCGATCCTCCCCTCCCTGACGCGGCACTACGGCGTGACGCCGGCAGCGATGGGCTTCGCCGTCAACGCCAGCACCTTCGGCATGGCGACTGCCAGCCTCATGGTCGGCTTCTTCAGCCCGCGCATCGATCGACGACTCGGCATTCTCTTGAGCCTGACATTGCTCGCCATTCCCACCAGCCTGCTCGCATGGGCGCCCAATCTCGCCGTCTTCACCGGTTTGCGCGTCATCCAGGGCCTCTGCATGGCCTCCGCTTTCGCACTGACGCTCGCCTATCTCGGCGAGCAGTGCAGCGCCACGGACGCCGGCGGCGCGTTCGCCGCTTACATCACCGGCAATGTCGCGAGCAATCTGGTCGGCCGGTTGATGTCCGCCGCGGTCGCCGACAATCTCGGCCTCGCCTGGAACTTCTATGTCTTCGCGGCGCTTAATCTCGCGGGCGCGGTGCTGGTCTACTTCACCATCGCGCGCGTCGAGCCGATGGAGACAATGGCGCCGACGGCATCTCCGCTTGAAGCCGCATCAATGCATTGGCGCAACCCGCGGCTGCGCGCGGCTTACGGGCTCGGCTTCTGCATCCTGTTCGCCTTCATCGGTACCTTCACCTTCGTCAATTTCGTGCTGGTGCGGCCGCCATTGTCGCTCGGCATGATGGACCTGGGCCTGGTTTATCTGGTCTTCCTGCCATCGGTCGTCACCACCCTGCTCGCCGGCCGCGCTGCGGCGCGGATCGGAACGCGCCCGACCATCTGGGCTGCGCTTGGCGTCGCGGCGATCGGCCTGCCGTTGATGCTGACCGCGCATCTTGCCGGTGTTCTGGCGGGCATGGTGCTGGTTGGCGTCGGCACCTTCTTCGCCCAGGCGGCCGCAACCGGTTTCGTCGGACAGGCGGCTGCGGACAACCGGGGCGTTGCCAGCGGGACCTATCTCGCCTGCTATTTTTGCGGCGGTCTCGCCGGCACTGCCGTGCTCGGCCGGCTGTTCGATTCCTGGGGATGGCCGGCCTGCGTCGCCGGTATCGGAGCGGCACTCGCGATTGCGGCACTCCTGACGTTTGCGCTCAAGAGCGACCGCTAG
- the ccoS gene encoding cbb3-type cytochrome oxidase assembly protein CcoS gives MEILVILVPLALALGLAGLAAFLWSLKSGQYEDLEGAAWRAIADDDPPQKAQVKH, from the coding sequence ATGGAAATCCTCGTGATCCTGGTGCCGCTGGCGCTGGCCCTGGGACTTGCAGGTCTCGCCGCCTTCCTCTGGTCGCTGAAAAGCGGCCAGTACGAAGACCTCGAAGGTGCCGCTTGGCGTGCGATTGCCGATGACGATCCGCCGCAGAAAGCGCAGGTCAAGCACTAG
- a CDS encoding cation-translocating P-type ATPase, producing MQMTRDFSHYVRAAGHGLQHIDLAVEGVHCAGCMAKIERGLSAIPDVTLARVNLTDRRVALEWKQGTLDPGRFIDRLEELGYKAYPYETESAEAAEVAQSRFLLRCLGVAAFATMNVMMLSIPVWSGNVSDMLPEQRDFFHWLSALIALPAAAYAGQPFFRSAWRALSAKTTNMDVPISIGVILALGMSVVETVHHAEHAYFDAAIMLLTFLLVGRFLDQNMRRRTRAVAGNLAALKAETAVKFIGPDEISQVPVAAIHPGDIVLLRPGERCAVDGTVIEGRSEIDQSLITGETLYATAGQGMPVYAGSMNISGTLRVRVSAASEATLLAEIARLLDNALQARSRYMRLADRASRLYAPVVHATALFTIIGWVIAGASWHDAIVTGVAVLIITCPCALGLAIPTVQTVASGAMFKSGVLLNSGDAIERMAEADHVIFDKTGTLTLPDLELVNAADIPADIFELAGRLALSSHHPVAAAVAQASGATSPIIGAVEQAGLGVRAMVDGIELRLGRPSFCDAEALIGAGGNLEAEASVVAFSKGSQKFILSVRQGLRPDARAVIAALKARNVGIEILSGDREPAVEAAAQALDIAEWRAGVTPADKIARIEELSRRGAKVLMVGDGMNDAPSLAAAHVSMSPISAAHLSQSTADLVFLGKPLAPVVAAIDFSRKALHLMRQNLWLAIGYNVLAVPIAISGVVTPLIAAAAMSGSSILVMLNSLRARGASQEIA from the coding sequence ATGCAGATGACGCGGGATTTCTCGCATTACGTCCGGGCCGCGGGCCACGGGCTCCAGCACATCGATCTCGCGGTCGAGGGCGTTCACTGCGCCGGTTGCATGGCCAAGATCGAGCGCGGACTGTCGGCCATTCCGGACGTCACGCTGGCGCGCGTGAATCTGACCGACCGCCGCGTCGCGCTGGAATGGAAGCAGGGCACGCTCGATCCGGGGCGCTTCATCGACCGCCTCGAGGAGCTCGGCTACAAGGCCTATCCGTACGAGACCGAAAGCGCGGAGGCAGCCGAGGTCGCGCAATCGCGCTTCCTGCTGCGCTGTCTCGGCGTGGCCGCCTTCGCCACCATGAACGTGATGATGCTGTCGATTCCCGTCTGGTCGGGCAACGTCTCGGACATGCTGCCCGAGCAGCGCGACTTCTTCCACTGGCTGTCGGCGCTGATCGCCTTGCCGGCGGCGGCCTATGCCGGGCAGCCGTTCTTCCGCTCGGCCTGGCGCGCGCTGTCGGCGAAGACCACCAACATGGACGTGCCGATCTCGATCGGCGTGATCCTGGCGCTCGGCATGTCCGTGGTCGAGACCGTCCACCACGCCGAGCACGCCTATTTCGACGCGGCGATCATGCTGCTGACTTTCCTCCTGGTCGGCCGCTTCCTCGACCAGAACATGCGGCGGCGGACGCGCGCGGTCGCCGGCAATCTCGCTGCGCTCAAGGCGGAGACAGCCGTCAAGTTCATCGGGCCCGACGAGATCTCGCAGGTGCCGGTGGCGGCGATCCATCCCGGCGACATCGTGCTGCTGCGCCCCGGCGAGCGTTGCGCGGTCGACGGTACCGTGATCGAGGGACGCTCCGAGATCGACCAGAGCCTGATCACGGGCGAGACGCTCTATGCCACGGCCGGGCAAGGCATGCCGGTCTATGCCGGATCGATGAATATCTCCGGCACGCTGCGGGTGAGGGTCTCGGCCGCGTCCGAAGCGACGCTGCTCGCGGAGATCGCACGACTGCTCGACAACGCGCTGCAAGCGCGCTCGCGCTACATGCGGCTTGCCGACCGCGCCTCGCGGCTCTACGCGCCGGTGGTGCATGCAACCGCGCTCTTCACCATCATCGGTTGGGTCATCGCCGGCGCGAGCTGGCATGATGCGATCGTGACGGGCGTCGCCGTGCTGATCATCACCTGTCCCTGTGCGCTGGGGCTTGCGATCCCCACCGTGCAGACGGTGGCCTCGGGCGCGATGTTCAAATCCGGTGTGCTGCTCAATTCGGGCGACGCCATCGAGCGCATGGCCGAAGCCGATCATGTCATCTTCGACAAGACCGGGACACTGACGCTGCCGGACCTCGAGTTGGTGAATGCGGCCGATATCCCCGCTGACATCTTCGAGCTCGCGGGCCGGCTCGCGCTCTCGAGCCATCATCCGGTGGCCGCGGCGGTCGCGCAGGCGTCCGGCGCTACGTCGCCGATCATCGGCGCGGTCGAACAGGCCGGGCTGGGCGTGCGCGCGATGGTTGACGGCATCGAACTCCGGCTGGGACGCCCGTCCTTCTGCGACGCCGAGGCACTGATCGGGGCTGGCGGCAATCTCGAAGCTGAGGCGTCCGTCGTGGCCTTTAGCAAGGGCAGTCAAAAGTTCATCCTCTCGGTGCGCCAGGGCCTGCGTCCGGACGCGCGGGCCGTGATCGCCGCGCTGAAGGCGCGCAATGTCGGCATCGAGATCCTCTCCGGCGACCGCGAGCCGGCGGTGGAGGCGGCGGCCCAGGCGCTCGACATCGCCGAATGGCGCGCCGGCGTCACGCCGGCCGACAAGATCGCGCGGATCGAGGAGCTGAGCCGGCGCGGTGCGAAGGTGCTGATGGTCGGCGACGGCATGAACGATGCGCCCTCGCTTGCAGCGGCCCATGTCTCGATGTCGCCGATCTCGGCCGCGCATCTCAGCCAGTCGACCGCCGATCTCGTCTTCCTGGGCAAGCCGCTGGCGCCGGTGGTTGCCGCGATCGACTTCTCGCGCAAGGCGCTGCACCTGATGCGGCAAAACCTTTGGCTTGCGATCGGCTATAATGTCCTGGCAGTGCCGATTGCGATCAGCGGCGTCGTGACGCCCCTGATCGCGGCCGCCGCCATGAGCGGTTCGTCGATCCTGGTCATGCTGAATTCGCTGCGGGCCCGCGGCGCCTCACAGGAGATCGCGTGA
- a CDS encoding FixH family protein — MALKPLTGTKVFLMLVAFFGVVIAVNVTMMKLAIATLPGTDVDSPYAAGLTYEREISAAQDQAARKWQVNAHIERRADGGAVLQVEARDAAGRPMTGLKFGGRLERPTDKRADLAVELTEAGIGIYRGTAASIAPGQWDLVIEGAARGTRVFLSRNRVILD, encoded by the coding sequence ATGGCATTGAAGCCGCTGACCGGAACCAAGGTCTTCCTGATGCTGGTCGCCTTCTTCGGTGTCGTGATCGCCGTCAACGTGACCATGATGAAGCTCGCGATCGCGACGCTGCCCGGCACCGACGTCGACAGCCCCTATGCGGCCGGGCTCACCTATGAGCGGGAGATCTCGGCGGCGCAGGACCAGGCTGCGCGCAAGTGGCAGGTCAATGCACATATCGAGCGCCGCGCCGATGGCGGCGCTGTGCTCCAGGTCGAGGCGCGTGATGCGGCAGGCCGGCCGATGACCGGATTGAAATTCGGCGGCCGTCTGGAGCGGCCGACCGATAAGCGGGCCGATCTCGCGGTCGAGCTCACCGAGGCCGGTATCGGCATCTATCGCGGCACCGCCGCTTCCATCGCGCCGGGCCAGTGGGACCTGGTGATCGAGGGCGCGGCGCGGGGGACGCGTGTGTTCCTGTCGCGCAACCGCGTGATCTTGGACTGA
- the ccoG gene encoding cytochrome c oxidase accessory protein CcoG yields MNKTVNPNELTSDDDYGPLYAARKKVYPQSVSGTFRRIKWGLMAFCLGVYYFLPFVRWNRGLGAPSQAVLIDLPNSRFYFFFIELWPQEVYYFTGLLIIAAVALFLMNSIGGRIWCGYLCPQTVWTDLFYAVERLIEGDRRERMKKDKSSDPMKLERISEIVLKHSIWLLIAWWTGGAWVLYFNDAPTLVKELVTFQAPMIAYIWIGMLTATTYVLAGYMREQVCTYMCPWPRIQAALTDEWALNVTYRYDRGEKRTSVKKAAELRALGEQVGDCVDCYQCVAVCPTGIDIRNGPQLECIQCGLCIDACDNVMTKIGRPTRLIGYDNDINIHRRQEGKPPIYRIVRPRTVVYSAIIAAVGGIMLYTLATRSLLDVNVLHDRNPIAVKLSDGSIRNAYTVRLLNKSGYDRVIAIDAQGPVNSTIHVIGVDSVTPERPMIVVPRDSTSELRLLVTAPAESNPEKSIPVRFHVTDIGLGEVASTTDNFVSP; encoded by the coding sequence ATGAACAAGACCGTGAACCCGAACGAGCTCACATCGGACGACGATTACGGGCCGCTCTACGCCGCCCGCAAGAAGGTCTATCCACAGAGCGTTTCCGGTACCTTCCGCCGGATCAAATGGGGCCTGATGGCGTTCTGCCTCGGCGTCTACTACTTCCTGCCCTTCGTACGGTGGAATCGCGGCCTGGGCGCGCCGAGCCAAGCGGTGCTGATCGACCTTCCCAACAGCCGGTTCTACTTCTTCTTCATCGAGCTGTGGCCGCAGGAGGTCTACTACTTCACTGGCCTCCTGATCATCGCCGCGGTGGCCCTGTTCCTGATGAATTCGATCGGCGGGCGCATCTGGTGCGGCTATCTCTGCCCGCAGACCGTCTGGACCGACCTGTTCTACGCCGTCGAGCGCCTGATCGAAGGCGACCGGCGCGAACGGATGAAGAAGGACAAGTCGTCCGATCCGATGAAGCTCGAGCGCATCTCCGAGATCGTGCTCAAGCATTCGATCTGGCTCCTGATCGCCTGGTGGACCGGCGGCGCCTGGGTGCTCTATTTCAACGATGCGCCGACGCTGGTGAAGGAGCTCGTCACCTTCCAGGCGCCGATGATCGCCTATATCTGGATCGGTATGCTCACCGCGACGACCTATGTGCTGGCCGGCTACATGCGCGAGCAGGTGTGCACCTATATGTGTCCCTGGCCACGGATCCAGGCCGCGCTCACCGACGAATGGGCGCTCAACGTCACCTACCGCTACGACCGCGGCGAGAAGCGGACCTCGGTCAAGAAGGCCGCCGAGCTGCGGGCGCTGGGTGAGCAGGTCGGCGACTGCGTCGACTGCTATCAGTGCGTTGCGGTTTGCCCGACCGGCATCGACATCCGTAACGGGCCGCAGCTCGAATGCATCCAGTGCGGTTTGTGCATCGACGCCTGCGACAACGTGATGACGAAGATCGGCCGGCCGACCCGCCTGATCGGCTACGACAACGACATCAACATCCATCGGCGCCAGGAGGGCAAGCCGCCGATCTATCGCATCGTGCGGCCCCGCACGGTCGTTTACAGCGCGATCATCGCGGCCGTCGGCGGCATCATGCTCTATACGCTCGCGACCCGGAGCCTGCTCGACGTCAACGTGCTGCACGATCGCAATCCAATCGCGGTCAAGCTCAGCGACGGCTCGATCCGCAACGCCTACACGGTCCGGCTCCTGAACAAGAGCGGCTACGACCGCGTCATCGCGATCGATGCGCAGGGGCCGGTCAATTCCACGATTCACGTCATCGGGGTCGATTCGGTGACGCCGGAGCGGCCGATGATCGTGGTCCCCCGCGACTCGACCAGCGAGCTTCGGCTGCTCGTCACGGCGCCGGCCGAGAGCAATCCGGAGAAGTCGATTCCGGTCCGCTTCCACGTCACGGATATCGGGCTCGGCGAGGTCGCCAGCACAACCGACAATTTCGTCTCGCCTTGA
- the ccoP gene encoding cytochrome-c oxidase, cbb3-type subunit III — MTDHSDIDSVSGRSTTGHEWDGIKELNTPLPRWWVISFYLTIIWAIGYWIVYPAWPLISSNTTGLFGYSSRADVAVELANLEKVRGDKMAVLGAAPLADIEKDPALLALARAKGKTVFGDNCAPCHGSGAAGAKGYPNLNDDDWLWGGTLDQIMQTIQYGARSGHAKTHEGQMLAFGKDSVLKPDEIVTVANYVRSLSGLSTRKGYDAAKGEKIFAENCVACHGDGGKGNPELGAPNLTDRIWLYGSDEATLIETITQGRAGVMPAWEGRLDPATIKAMAVYVHSLGGGK, encoded by the coding sequence ATGACCGATCACAGCGACATCGATTCCGTCTCCGGCAGGTCCACGACCGGACACGAATGGGACGGCATCAAGGAGCTCAACACGCCACTGCCGCGCTGGTGGGTGATCAGCTTCTATCTGACCATCATCTGGGCGATCGGCTACTGGATCGTCTATCCGGCCTGGCCGCTGATCTCCAGCAATACTACGGGGCTGTTCGGCTACTCGTCCCGCGCGGACGTCGCGGTCGAGCTCGCCAATCTCGAGAAGGTCCGCGGCGACAAGATGGCGGTGCTCGGGGCGGCCCCGCTCGCCGACATCGAGAAGGACCCCGCACTGCTGGCGCTTGCCCGCGCCAAGGGCAAGACCGTGTTCGGCGACAATTGTGCGCCGTGTCACGGCAGCGGCGCGGCCGGTGCCAAGGGATACCCGAACCTGAACGACGACGACTGGCTGTGGGGCGGCACGCTCGACCAGATCATGCAGACCATCCAGTACGGCGCGCGTTCGGGCCATGCCAAGACGCATGAGGGCCAGATGCTGGCGTTCGGCAAGGACAGCGTGCTGAAGCCGGACGAGATCGTCACGGTCGCCAATTATGTGCGTTCGTTGTCGGGCCTCTCGACGCGCAAAGGCTATGATGCCGCCAAGGGCGAGAAGATCTTCGCCGAGAATTGCGTCGCCTGCCACGGCGACGGCGGCAAGGGCAATCCGGAGCTCGGCGCCCCGAACCTCACCGACAGGATCTGGCTCTATGGTTCCGACGAGGCGACCCTGATCGAGACCATCACCCAAGGCCGTGCCGGCGTCATGCCGGCCTGGGAAGGGCGGCTCGATCCCGCCACCATCAAGGCGATGGCGGTTTATGTCCACTCTCTGGGCGGTGGAAAATAG
- a CDS encoding cbb3-type cytochrome c oxidase subunit 3, producing the protein MKAILTVHNLASELVTTIWTPAFIAIFLAIIAYAFWPRNKEVFDEAARLPLREE; encoded by the coding sequence ATGAAAGCGATTTTGACAGTCCACAACCTTGCGTCCGAACTCGTGACGACGATCTGGACGCCGGCCTTCATCGCGATCTTTCTCGCGATCATCGCCTACGCATTCTGGCCTCGCAACAAGGAAGTCTTCGACGAAGCGGCGCGACTGCCGTTGCGGGAGGAGTGA
- the ccoO gene encoding cytochrome-c oxidase, cbb3-type subunit II — protein MSFWTRHQIFEKNSIILIVGILVVIAIGGLVEITPLFYLKSTIEVVDGVRPYTPLELAGRNIYVREGCYLCHSQMIRPLRDEVERYGHFSLAAESMFDHPFQWGSKRTGPDLARVGAKYSDDWHVTHLTNPRAIVPQSVMPGYPFLSQTEVDPESIADHMRTLRTVGVPYTDDQIASAAADLKAQADPDNAGTDAFGKRYAKAVVRNFDGKPGTPTEMDALIAYLQMLGTLVDFKLYNEKANLR, from the coding sequence ATGTCGTTCTGGACACGCCACCAAATCTTCGAGAAGAACTCGATCATCCTGATCGTCGGCATTCTCGTCGTGATCGCGATCGGCGGTCTCGTCGAGATCACCCCGCTGTTCTACCTCAAGAGCACGATCGAGGTGGTCGACGGGGTCAGGCCCTACACGCCGCTCGAGCTCGCCGGCCGCAACATCTACGTCCGCGAAGGTTGCTATCTCTGCCATTCGCAGATGATCCGGCCCCTGCGCGACGAGGTCGAGCGCTACGGCCACTTCTCGCTCGCCGCCGAGAGCATGTTCGACCATCCGTTCCAGTGGGGCTCGAAGCGCACCGGTCCGGATCTCGCCCGCGTCGGTGCCAAATATTCCGACGACTGGCACGTCACCCACCTGACCAATCCGCGCGCGATCGTGCCGCAGTCGGTGATGCCGGGCTATCCGTTCCTGAGCCAGACCGAGGTCGACCCGGAGTCGATCGCCGATCACATGCGCACCTTGAGGACCGTCGGCGTGCCCTATACCGACGACCAGATCGCCAGCGCTGCGGCCGACCTCAAGGCCCAGGCCGATCCGGACAATGCCGGCACCGATGCCTTCGGCAAGCGCTACGCCAAGGCTGTGGTGCGCAACTTCGATGGCAAGCCGGGCACGCCGACCGAAATGGATGCGCTGATCGCCTACCTGCAGATGCTCGGCACGCTGGTCGACTTCAAGCTCTACAACGAGAAAGCCAATCTTCGCTGA